One segment of Marvinbryantia formatexigens DSM 14469 DNA contains the following:
- the ymfI gene encoding elongation factor P 5-aminopentanone reductase yields the protein MERKTACITGASRGIGRALAAAFAAQGYDLFLTCRKNEALLLSLKQELEQTCGIRCRTFAADAGSAAQMEHVFAEISNQTDHLHVLVNNAGISWHGLLTDMTPQEWDDLLRTNLSSVFYASRLAVPLMLHRHAGKILNISSVWGLAGASCEVAYSASKGGVNAFTKALAKELAPSNIQVNAIACGVIDTEMNGFLDTEERAALMDEIPAGRFASPEEVADLAVSLCGGHSYLTGQIITLDGGWI from the coding sequence ATGGAACGGAAAACAGCCTGCATCACCGGCGCCTCCCGCGGCATCGGGCGCGCGCTTGCCGCCGCCTTTGCCGCGCAGGGCTACGATTTATTTCTCACCTGCCGGAAAAACGAAGCGCTGCTGCTTTCGCTGAAGCAGGAGCTGGAGCAGACCTGCGGCATCCGCTGCCGCACCTTTGCCGCCGACGCCGGAAGCGCCGCGCAGATGGAGCATGTCTTTGCAGAAATCAGCAATCAGACTGACCATCTGCATGTACTGGTGAACAACGCCGGCATTTCCTGGCACGGTCTGCTCACGGATATGACGCCGCAGGAGTGGGACGACCTTCTCCGGACAAATCTAAGCTCCGTATTTTATGCCAGCCGCCTGGCGGTTCCGCTGATGCTGCACCGCCATGCCGGAAAGATTCTGAATATTTCCTCTGTCTGGGGACTGGCGGGCGCTTCCTGCGAGGTGGCGTATTCCGCCTCCAAGGGCGGGGTCAACGCCTTCACAAAAGCGCTGGCAAAAGAGCTTGCTCCCAGCAATATCCAGGTAAACGCCATCGCCTGCGGCGTCATCGATACGGAAATGAACGGCTTTCTGGATACAGAGGAGCGCGCCGCGCTGATGGACGAGATTCCCGCCGGACGCTTTGCCTCCCCGGAAGAGGTCGCCGACCTTGCCGTTTCGCTCTGCGGTGGACATAGTTACCTTACCGGGCAGATTATCACGCTGGACGGCGGCTGGATATAG
- the greA gene encoding transcription elongation factor GreA: MGETLTRSDVRKIEEEIEYRKLVVRKEAIAAVKEARAQGDLSENFEYYAAKRDKNKNESRIRYLERMLKTARVVSDVSRDGEVGLNNTVEVYFEDDDETETYKIVTSIRGNSMSGKISIESPMGRALLGKKAGDRVYVKVNENAGYYVVIKSVQNTTEDADDKIRGF, translated from the coding sequence ATGGGTGAGACATTAACCAGGAGCGATGTCCGCAAAATTGAAGAGGAGATTGAATACCGGAAGCTGGTTGTGCGGAAAGAAGCAATCGCCGCGGTGAAGGAAGCGCGGGCGCAGGGCGACCTAAGTGAAAATTTCGAGTATTATGCGGCAAAGCGTGATAAGAATAAAAATGAAAGCCGTATCCGCTATCTGGAGCGGATGCTGAAGACGGCGCGTGTCGTATCGGACGTCTCCAGGGACGGAGAGGTCGGGCTGAACAACACGGTGGAGGTTTATTTTGAGGACGATGATGAAACAGAGACTTATAAAATCGTCACCTCTATCCGCGGAAATTCCATGAGCGGAAAGATCAGCATCGAATCGCCGATGGGCAGGGCGCTCCTTGGGAAAAAGGCGGGCGACCGCGTCTATGTAAAGGTAAACGAAAACGCGGGCTATTATGTAGTGATAAAATCCGTGCAGAACACCACGGAGGATGCGGACGATAAAATAAGAGGCTTTTAA
- a CDS encoding adenosylcobalamin-dependent ribonucleoside-diphosphate reductase, translating to MVIEEWLGKDNQLGMDIWERKYRSEGEDFEAWISRISGGNEEIARYIKEKKFLFGGRILSNRGLDQKDRKVTYSNCYVITPPKDEIEDIFECAKKLARTYSYGGGCGIDISGLAPRGARIHNAAKETSGAVSFMELYSMVTALIGQNGRRGALMISIDSSHPDVEEFINLKTDLEKVTKANISVRIHEDFMKAVKENGEYLLSFTREVTGERIEKTVQAKELFHKIALTNWDYAEPGALFWDRITGWNLLSNTKEFSYAGVNPCAEEPLPAGGSCLLGSINLSEFVQYPFTEAATFDMEGFRKCVQASVRALNEVLEEGLPLHPLQEQRESVAKWRQIGLGIMGLADALLKLGLTYGEQDAVAMCDKIGFAMADAAIATSAELAKEQGAFPACNAEEIMETPYFLANTSEKTRELVRKYGLRNSQLLTIAPTGTLSTMLGISGGIEPVYANSYQRKTESLHGTDVYYKVYTKIVDEYMKQHGITEENALPGYFVTAMMLDYHQRIDMQSIWQTHIDASISSTVNVPNSFTVEETESLYLYAWERGLKGITIYRDGCKRTGVLTTNDKKKVVAGEGLGRGEIILVTDDVVGKKRKLITGCGSLHCIALFDPHTGALLETYLSKGSTGGCNNFMVGLSRMISISARGGIDIETIVDQLNSSGSCPSYTARRVTRKDTSKGACCPMAVGNALMDMYKEMQAELAQKQDVCPKKKPEKPAKPQVVDINEADRHMYCPECGEKLVFEEGCNICKSCGWSKCL from the coding sequence ATGGTTATAGAGGAATGGCTGGGGAAGGACAACCAGCTTGGCATGGATATCTGGGAGCGGAAATACCGCAGCGAAGGCGAGGATTTTGAAGCATGGATTTCGCGCATCAGCGGCGGAAATGAGGAGATTGCCCGGTATATAAAGGAGAAGAAATTCCTGTTTGGCGGAAGGATTCTGTCCAATCGCGGACTGGACCAGAAGGACCGCAAGGTGACGTATTCAAACTGTTATGTCATCACACCGCCGAAGGATGAGATTGAAGATATTTTTGAATGTGCAAAGAAGCTTGCGCGCACCTACAGCTACGGCGGCGGCTGCGGAATCGATATTTCCGGGCTGGCGCCGCGCGGTGCGCGCATTCATAATGCGGCGAAGGAGACAAGCGGTGCGGTTTCCTTTATGGAGCTGTATTCTATGGTGACGGCGCTGATCGGGCAGAACGGCAGGCGCGGCGCGCTGATGATTTCCATCGACAGCTCGCACCCCGATGTGGAAGAATTTATCAATCTGAAAACAGATCTGGAAAAGGTGACAAAGGCCAATATTTCCGTCCGCATCCATGAGGACTTTATGAAGGCGGTAAAGGAAAACGGGGAATATCTCCTGAGCTTTACGCGGGAGGTGACCGGGGAGCGGATTGAAAAGACTGTGCAGGCAAAGGAGCTGTTTCATAAGATTGCGCTGACGAACTGGGATTATGCAGAGCCGGGCGCACTTTTCTGGGACCGCATCACGGGCTGGAATCTGCTCAGCAATACGAAGGAATTTTCCTATGCGGGTGTCAATCCCTGTGCAGAGGAGCCGCTCCCGGCGGGCGGAAGCTGTCTGCTGGGCAGTATCAACCTTTCGGAATTTGTGCAGTATCCCTTTACGGAGGCGGCGACCTTTGACATGGAGGGCTTCCGCAAATGTGTGCAGGCGTCCGTGCGCGCGCTGAACGAGGTGCTGGAGGAAGGGCTTCCGCTTCACCCGCTTCAGGAGCAGCGGGAGAGCGTGGCGAAATGGCGTCAGATTGGTCTTGGCATTATGGGTCTGGCGGACGCGCTCTTAAAGCTGGGTCTGACCTACGGCGAGCAGGACGCAGTAGCAATGTGTGACAAAATCGGCTTTGCGATGGCGGACGCGGCAATCGCCACCTCGGCGGAGCTGGCAAAGGAGCAGGGTGCGTTCCCGGCGTGCAATGCAGAGGAAATCATGGAAACACCGTACTTTCTTGCCAATACGTCGGAGAAAACCAGAGAGCTGGTGCGCAAATACGGGCTGCGCAATTCGCAGCTTCTGACGATTGCCCCGACAGGCACCTTGTCCACCATGCTGGGCATTTCCGGCGGCATCGAGCCGGTTTATGCGAACTCTTATCAGAGAAAGACAGAGTCCCTGCACGGAACGGATGTTTATTATAAGGTCTACACGAAAATCGTGGATGAATATATGAAGCAGCACGGCATCACGGAGGAAAACGCTCTTCCGGGCTATTTTGTGACGGCAATGATGCTGGATTATCACCAGCGGATTGACATGCAGTCCATCTGGCAGACGCACATTGACGCTTCTATCAGCTCGACGGTGAACGTGCCGAACAGTTTTACGGTGGAGGAGACGGAGAGTCTGTATCTCTATGCCTGGGAGCGCGGGCTGAAGGGCATCACGATTTACCGCGACGGCTGCAAGCGCACCGGCGTGCTGACGACAAACGACAAAAAGAAGGTGGTTGCCGGCGAAGGACTGGGACGCGGAGAAATTATCCTGGTGACGGATGATGTGGTCGGAAAGAAGCGCAAGCTGATCACCGGCTGCGGAAGCCTGCACTGTATCGCGCTGTTTGACCCGCACACGGGAGCGCTGCTGGAGACTTATCTCAGCAAGGGCTCTACGGGCGGCTGCAACAATTTCATGGTGGGTCTGTCCCGCATGATTTCTATCAGCGCGCGCGGCGGCATCGATATCGAAACGATTGTGGACCAGCTCAATTCCAGCGGCTCCTGCCCGTCCTACACGGCGCGCCGCGTAACGCGCAAGGATACCAGCAAGGGCGCCTGCTGTCCGATGGCGGTCGGCAACGCGCTGATGGATATGTATAAGGAAATGCAGGCGGAGCTTGCGCAGAAGCAGGATGTATGTCCGAAAAAGAAGCCGGAAAAACCGGCAAAGCCGCAGGTCGTTGATATAAATGAGGCGGACAGGCATATGTACTGCCCGGAGTGCGGGGAAAAGCTGGTGTTTGAAGAGGGCTGCAATATCTGTAAGAGCTGCGGCTGGAGCAAATGTCTGTAA
- a CDS encoding ABC transporter permease: protein MKMKQSVKMAISAVCSNKMRSFLTMLGIIIGVLSVTLLISIVQGGTGSITDSMEELGGNQIIVTVTDSHKKLSYNELNTLKGTGGIKNVSPYLSGKTVAKAGGKSDDVTVCGITPAYQEVQGLDIASGRNIRELDQEEGLQVCIVGAGTAKELYGTTEVLGSSIRIDGYDYRIVGVLEEEDSSVMGSTNNSVYIPLVNAQRMLKQTAITNFYVTAEDETSLTQAQDTIDAYLLKKFGSEDSYSVLNMSNVIDMMNTVLDTLSVMLGGIAAISLLVGGIGIMNIMLVSVTERTKEIGIRKAIGAQRSDIIVQFLIESVFISLLGGIIGMLLSQGILSVLNLIFTDYYFAISLPVGMLALGFSIGVGVVFGIYPANKAAGLKPINALRFE from the coding sequence ATGAAGATGAAACAGTCTGTAAAGATGGCGATTTCCGCTGTCTGCTCAAACAAAATGCGTTCCTTTCTTACCATGCTGGGTATTATCATCGGCGTGCTGTCCGTTACTCTGCTGATTTCCATTGTGCAGGGCGGAACCGGGAGCATTACCGATTCGATGGAGGAGCTGGGCGGAAACCAGATTATTGTTACGGTGACAGACAGCCATAAAAAGCTCAGTTATAACGAACTGAATACGCTGAAGGGCACCGGCGGCATCAAGAATGTGTCTCCCTATCTGTCCGGAAAAACTGTGGCGAAGGCGGGCGGAAAATCTGACGATGTGACCGTATGCGGCATCACGCCCGCTTACCAGGAGGTGCAGGGACTGGATATTGCCTCCGGCAGAAATATAAGGGAGCTGGACCAGGAGGAAGGGCTGCAGGTCTGCATTGTCGGTGCGGGTACGGCGAAGGAGCTGTACGGTACAACGGAGGTGCTCGGCAGCAGCATCCGGATTGACGGATATGACTACCGCATCGTGGGCGTGCTGGAGGAAGAGGACAGCTCGGTGATGGGCAGCACCAATAACAGTGTCTATATCCCGCTTGTGAACGCCCAGCGTATGCTGAAGCAGACCGCCATAACAAATTTTTATGTGACGGCGGAGGATGAGACTTCCCTTACGCAGGCGCAGGATACCATCGACGCATATCTTCTGAAAAAATTTGGCTCGGAGGACAGCTATTCTGTCCTGAACATGTCAAATGTGATAGATATGATGAATACTGTACTGGATACGCTCTCTGTCATGCTGGGCGGCATTGCGGCGATTTCCCTGCTGGTGGGCGGCATTGGCATTATGAATATTATGCTGGTATCCGTTACCGAAAGAACAAAAGAAATCGGCATCCGCAAGGCGATTGGCGCGCAGCGCAGCGATATTATTGTACAGTTTCTGATTGAATCGGTATTTATCTCGCTGCTTGGGGGCATCATAGGAATGCTGCTCAGTCAGGGGATTCTGTCTGTGCTGAATCTTATTTTTACGGACTACTACTTTGCGATTTCTCTTCCGGTGGGAATGCTCGCGCTGGGCTTTTCCATAGGCGTAGGGGTGGTCTTCGGCATCTATCCGGCAAACAAGGCGGCGGGGCTGAAGCCGATAAACGCGCTGCGGTTTGAGTAG
- a CDS encoding ABC transporter ATP-binding protein — translation MIELENIKKIYSLGGEKVHALDGVSLTVVEHEFVAIVGASGSGKSTLMNIIGCLDTPDEGNYYIDGQDVTTLGERELATMRNRKIGFIFQQFNLLPKLTAYENVELPLIYQGLGAAERKERALGALERVGLAGRIHHRPNQLSGGQQQRVAVARALATHPTLILADEPTGNLDSKSSRDIMGLIHELHEQGNTIILITHDDGIAAQAERQVRILDGKIVSDSGKERWIQS, via the coding sequence ATGATTGAGTTGGAAAACATTAAAAAGATTTACAGTCTCGGCGGCGAGAAGGTCCATGCGCTGGACGGAGTTTCCCTGACGGTTGTGGAGCACGAATTTGTGGCAATCGTCGGGGCGTCCGGCAGCGGAAAATCCACGCTGATGAACATCATCGGCTGTCTGGACACGCCGGACGAGGGAAACTATTACATAGACGGACAGGATGTGACGACGCTCGGCGAGCGGGAGCTTGCCACCATGAGAAACCGCAAAATCGGTTTTATTTTTCAGCAGTTCAATCTGCTTCCCAAGCTGACAGCGTATGAGAATGTGGAGCTGCCGCTGATTTACCAGGGACTGGGAGCAGCAGAGCGCAAAGAGCGCGCGCTGGGAGCACTGGAGCGGGTCGGTCTGGCGGGACGGATCCATCACCGCCCGAACCAGCTATCCGGAGGACAGCAGCAGCGCGTCGCGGTGGCGCGGGCGCTGGCGACGCACCCCACGCTGATTCTTGCGGATGAGCCGACCGGAAATCTGGACTCCAAGTCCAGCCGGGATATCATGGGGCTTATTCACGAGCTGCATGAGCAGGGAAATACGATTATACTGATTACCCACGACGATGGGATTGCCGCCCAGGCGGAGCGCCAGGTGCGGATCCTGGACGGAAAAATCGTTTCAGACAGCGGGAAGGAGAGGTGGATTCAGTCATGA
- a CDS encoding efflux RND transporter periplasmic adaptor subunit, translating into MSKEKTGKPGKKKRLIIAAVVILILAAAALILLGRGGRTKKDTTANVTTEAAFTGSIAVTTEGSGYVEAASTKALALEYDGKLEKIYVETGDQVTAGETLAVYDTDALDTVIEQKETELEEINSTIAATDDSGSTTITAPVSGRVKRIYASADDMVSSVVENNGGLAEISADGRLKVEFTCTDTALTEGDSVTVEFDSYSVEGTVAEVDGEQVCVTIQDDTEYKVDTTAVIRGKSGAKLGEGTLLSNHPYLVTAEYGIIDSVNVTRETYVNAGDTMFERREAEYNQTYLDLLSQREELVEELQELKAYQKNPVVTSDYDGYIVTLDVLEGMTYEKDQQFCTIADAETLNLKVEIDELDIDGVEVGQKASVVFDAFEEETYEGTVEKISGVGTNTGGVTTYTVTISMEGDTHLKNAMSATASITLESKDNALLVPVDAIESIDGQKYVQVADGAEIVQTPVTVGLINDEYAEVTEGLSAGDQVVVTTTGSTDAFGSLMEQRQSVMENIRG; encoded by the coding sequence ATGAGCAAAGAGAAAACAGGAAAACCGGGGAAGAAAAAACGGCTGATTATAGCGGCGGTCGTGATACTGATTCTGGCAGCCGCGGCGTTGATACTTCTGGGCAGAGGCGGAAGGACAAAGAAGGATACAACGGCAAATGTAACCACGGAAGCGGCGTTTACCGGCAGCATTGCCGTGACGACAGAGGGAAGCGGTTACGTGGAAGCGGCGTCCACAAAGGCGCTTGCATTGGAATATGACGGAAAGCTGGAAAAAATCTATGTGGAAACCGGAGACCAGGTGACCGCCGGGGAGACGCTTGCCGTTTACGATACGGATGCGCTGGATACGGTGATCGAGCAGAAAGAGACGGAATTAGAAGAAATCAACAGCACGATTGCGGCGACGGATGACAGCGGCTCCACCACCATTACGGCTCCGGTGAGCGGAAGGGTAAAACGCATCTATGCGTCGGCGGACGATATGGTCTCCAGTGTCGTGGAGAATAACGGCGGACTGGCGGAGATTTCCGCGGACGGCAGGCTGAAGGTAGAATTTACCTGCACGGATACAGCGCTCACGGAGGGCGACTCCGTAACCGTGGAATTTGATTCTTATTCGGTGGAGGGCACTGTCGCAGAGGTGGACGGAGAGCAGGTATGCGTCACGATTCAGGACGATACAGAATATAAGGTGGACACCACAGCCGTTATCAGAGGCAAATCCGGTGCGAAGCTGGGAGAGGGGACGCTTTTGTCCAACCATCCTTATCTGGTGACAGCGGAATACGGCATCATTGATTCTGTAAATGTGACAAGAGAAACCTATGTAAATGCCGGCGATACCATGTTTGAGCGCCGGGAGGCAGAATATAACCAGACTTATCTCGACCTGCTTTCGCAGCGGGAGGAGCTGGTGGAAGAGCTGCAGGAGCTGAAAGCGTACCAGAAAAATCCGGTGGTCACCTCAGACTATGACGGGTATATCGTCACACTGGATGTGCTGGAGGGGATGACCTATGAAAAAGACCAGCAGTTCTGCACGATTGCGGATGCCGAAACGCTGAATCTGAAGGTAGAGATCGATGAGCTGGATATTGACGGCGTGGAGGTCGGACAGAAGGCGTCTGTTGTTTTTGATGCATTTGAGGAGGAGACCTATGAGGGAACCGTGGAAAAGATTTCCGGCGTCGGAACGAACACAGGCGGTGTGACGACCTATACGGTAACGATTTCTATGGAAGGGGATACCCATCTGAAAAACGCTATGAGCGCAACGGCGTCCATCACGCTGGAGAGTAAGGATAACGCGCTGCTGGTGCCGGTGGATGCGATAGAGAGCATTGACGGACAGAAATACGTGCAGGTAGCGGACGGGGCGGAAATCGTGCAGACGCCGGTCACGGTAGGTCTGATAAACGACGAATACGCGGAGGTGACAGAAGGGCTGTCAGCCGGTGACCAGGTGGTTGTGACGACCACAGGCAGCACGGACGCGTTCGGCTCGCTGATGGAGCAGCGCCAGTCTGTCATGGAAAATATACGGGGATAG
- a CDS encoding response regulator transcription factor → MFNILVVEDNADMRELFCTVLADHGYNSIPAADGAEALDIMDRQYIDLIVADIMMPNMDGYQLTKALRDANYTLPVLMVTAKDQFIDLQQGFRTGADDYMIKPVNVNELVLRVEALLRRARISSEKKITIGSTVLDYDALTVTIHGKETLLPQKEFYLLYKLLSYPNKIFTRQQLMDEIWGMFSETDERTVNTHINRLRDKFSDCSDFEIVTVRGLGYKAVKNVE, encoded by the coding sequence ATGTTTAATATTCTAGTTGTGGAAGATAATGCGGATATGCGCGAATTGTTCTGTACTGTTCTGGCGGACCACGGCTACAACAGCATTCCGGCGGCGGACGGGGCAGAGGCGCTGGATATCATGGACAGACAGTATATTGATTTGATTGTTGCCGATATTATGATGCCGAATATGGATGGATATCAGCTTACAAAGGCATTGCGGGACGCCAATTACACGCTTCCCGTCCTCATGGTGACGGCAAAGGACCAGTTTATCGATCTGCAGCAGGGCTTCCGTACCGGCGCGGACGATTATATGATAAAGCCCGTCAATGTAAACGAGCTGGTGCTCCGTGTGGAGGCTCTTTTGCGGCGCGCCCGGATATCGTCCGAGAAAAAAATCACCATCGGCTCCACGGTTCTGGATTACGATGCGCTCACCGTCACGATTCACGGAAAGGAGACGCTGCTCCCGCAGAAAGAATTTTATCTGCTCTACAAGCTGCTCTCCTATCCGAATAAGATTTTTACCCGGCAGCAGCTGATGGATGAAATATGGGGAATGTTTTCCGAAACGGACGAGCGCACGGTGAATACGCATATCAACCGGCTGCGCGATAAATTTTCTGACTGCAGCGATTTTGAAATCGTGACGGTGCGCGGACTTGGGTATAAGGCGGTGAAAAATGTTGAATAA
- a CDS encoding sensor histidine kinase, whose amino-acid sequence MLNKKPHSKLWLYFTGIIFATVTAAFLLITLFFLALFKLHIISIDPRIRHIPLLAFLAFSMLIGCTIAFSVGRQIIRPLQKMGAAFDELSKGNFSVRIPENHRIEEMREMAEHFNLMVCDLSRIETLQNDFVVNVSHEFKTPISSIAGYATLLQNHSLSAEKRDHYIEKILDNSGKLSVLCSSILMLSRLENQETVMHKKPYRLDEQIRRCILLFEARWTQKNIEFDISLPRQLFCGNEQLMEQVWSNIIDNAIKHSPDNGVIRVSLAKTRTHLAVTIADQGAGIAPEVQRHIFEKFYQGDSSRKADGNGLGLALVKRIVDLCQGTVSVKSAPGSGAAFTVTLPLEEG is encoded by the coding sequence ATGTTGAATAAAAAACCACACTCGAAGCTATGGCTTTATTTTACCGGGATCATCTTTGCGACAGTAACGGCCGCCTTTCTTCTGATTACGCTTTTTTTCCTGGCACTGTTTAAACTCCATATTATTTCCATCGACCCGCGCATCCGCCATATACCGCTTCTGGCTTTTCTTGCCTTCAGTATGCTGATTGGCTGCACGATTGCCTTTTCCGTCGGCAGGCAGATTATCCGCCCGCTGCAGAAAATGGGCGCTGCATTCGACGAGCTATCGAAAGGCAATTTTTCCGTCCGGATACCGGAAAATCATAGAATCGAGGAAATGCGCGAAATGGCAGAGCATTTTAATCTGATGGTCTGCGACCTCTCCCGCATAGAGACGCTCCAGAATGATTTTGTGGTGAATGTTTCGCATGAATTTAAGACCCCGATTTCCTCTATTGCCGGATACGCCACGCTGCTTCAGAATCACAGTCTTTCCGCGGAAAAACGGGATCACTATATCGAAAAAATCCTTGATAATTCCGGGAAGCTTTCCGTTCTCTGCAGCAGCATTCTGATGCTGTCCCGGCTGGAAAACCAGGAGACCGTGATGCATAAAAAACCGTACCGCCTGGATGAGCAGATCCGCCGGTGTATTCTGCTCTTTGAAGCCCGGTGGACGCAGAAAAATATCGAATTTGATATCAGTCTGCCCCGGCAGCTATTCTGCGGAAATGAACAGCTGATGGAGCAGGTCTGGAGCAATATCATCGACAACGCCATCAAGCATTCCCCGGACAACGGCGTCATCCGCGTCAGTCTGGCAAAAACCCGGACGCACCTTGCCGTGACCATTGCCGACCAGGGCGCCGGAATCGCGCCCGAAGTGCAGCGGCATATCTTTGAAAAATTCTACCAGGGCGATTCCTCGCGCAAAGCCGACGGAAACGGTCTCGGTCTCGCACTGGTCAAACGGATCGTCGACCTGTGCCAGGGCACCGTTTCCGTGAAAAGCGCGCCGGGCAGCGGCGCCGCCTTCACAGTCACACTGCCGTTGGAAGAGGGATAG
- a CDS encoding AAA family ATPase: MIICIGREFGSGGHEIGKCLSEGLGIPFYDHELVEKAMERSEMTLELAKDDCVFVGRCADFVLKQQGVRCVSLFITAPFEDRVKRKAELLDMKEKQAVSLVRKMDKQRKAYYDYYTGGSWGRPHNYDFCINSSSLGIKETADTIETLIKSRK; this comes from the coding sequence ATGATTATTTGCATCGGAAGAGAGTTTGGCAGCGGGGGACATGAAATCGGAAAATGTCTTTCGGAAGGTCTTGGAATTCCTTTTTATGACCACGAGCTGGTTGAAAAGGCAATGGAGAGAAGCGAAATGACACTGGAGCTGGCAAAGGATGACTGCGTTTTTGTGGGAAGATGCGCGGATTTTGTGCTGAAGCAGCAGGGCGTCCGCTGTGTGAGCCTGTTTATTACGGCACCGTTTGAGGACCGTGTAAAGAGGAAAGCAGAATTGCTGGATATGAAGGAAAAGCAGGCGGTTTCGCTTGTGCGCAAGATGGATAAACAGAGAAAAGCGTACTATGATTACTATACCGGAGGAAGCTGGGGACGTCCCCACAATTATGATTTTTGCATCAATTCCTCCAGCCTGGGAATAAAAGAAACGGCAGATACGATAGAAACACTGATAAAAAGCAGGAAGTAA
- the rpsI gene encoding 30S ribosomal protein S9, which yields MANSRYYGTGRRKKSIARVYLVPGTGKITINKRDIDNYLGLETLKVIVRQPLVATETADKFDVLVNVRGGGTSGQAGAIRHGISRALLQADPDYRPVLKKAGFLTRDPRMKERKKYGLKAARRAPQFSKR from the coding sequence GTGGCTAATTCAAGATATTATGGAACCGGAAGAAGAAAAAAATCCATCGCAAGAGTTTATCTTGTACCGGGAACCGGAAAAATTACAATCAATAAGAGAGATATCGACAACTACCTTGGTCTGGAAACACTGAAAGTAATCGTTCGCCAGCCGCTGGTAGCTACAGAGACAGCAGATAAATTTGATGTTCTGGTAAATGTCCGCGGCGGCGGTACAAGCGGACAGGCAGGTGCCATCAGACATGGTATCTCCAGAGCACTGCTTCAGGCAGACCCGGACTACAGACCGGTGCTCAAGAAAGCAGGATTCCTTACACGCGACCCGCGTATGAAAGAGCGTAAGAAATACGGTCTCAAAGCCGCACGTCGTGCTCCGCAGTTCAGCAAACGTTAA
- the rplM gene encoding 50S ribosomal protein L13 codes for MKSFMASPSTIERKWYVVDATGYTLGRLSSEVAKILRGKHKPIFTPHIDTGDYVIIVNAQNIKVTGKKLDQKVYYRHSEYVGGMKETTLREMLNKKPERVIELAVKGMLPKGPLGRQMMTKLHVYTGAEHKHEAQKPETLTF; via the coding sequence ATGAAAAGTTTTATGGCGAGTCCGTCAACAATCGAGAGAAAATGGTATGTAGTTGATGCTACCGGATATACATTAGGACGTCTGTCATCAGAAGTAGCTAAGATTTTAAGAGGAAAGCATAAGCCGATTTTTACGCCGCATATTGACACAGGCGATTATGTAATTATTGTAAACGCACAGAATATAAAGGTTACCGGAAAGAAGCTGGACCAGAAGGTTTACTACCGTCACTCTGAGTACGTAGGCGGTATGAAGGAAACCACCCTGCGTGAAATGTTGAACAAGAAACCGGAACGTGTGATTGAACTGGCTGTTAAGGGTATGCTCCCGAAGGGACCGCTCGGCAGACAGATGATGACAAAGCTTCACGTTTACACCGGTGCAGAGCACAAGCATGAGGCTCAGAAACCGGAAACGCTGACATTTTAA